The genomic region CACCGACCAACAGCGTGACCTGCAGGAACTGCTCGACCACCAGCACGAGGACCCGGAGGCGCCGGGGCTCCACCAGGACCGCCACGCCGTCGCCGACGAGTACTGAGCAATGAATTTGTTTGAGCCGTTCACCGCCGGGGTATTCGGGCTTGACCAGGTTCAGATCCGCGAGCCCGAGTAGTGCCTTTTCGAGTGAACGGACATCCAGCGTGACCGAGCCCAGTGACTACGCCGACGTGAACGAGATGTTCCGTCACCTCAAGACCCTCGACGAGGGGTCCAGCGCCTACCGGCGCCAACGCGAGCTGATCTGCCAGCGATGCCTTCCGCTCGCCGAGCACATCGCGCGGCGCTACCGCAACCGCGGCGAGGCCCACGAGGATCTCGTGCAGGCCGCCCGTGTCGGTTTGGTCAACGCGCTCAACAGGTTTGACATCGACAACGGAACCGAGTTCCTGTCGTTCGCGGTGCCGACGATGATGGGCGAGGTGCGCCGCCACTTCCGCGACCACGCCTGGGCGGTCAAGGTGCCGCGCGCCGTCAAGGATCTGCAGTTGCGGGTCAACAAGGCGACGGCCAAGCTGGCCCAGCGCTACGAGCGGGCCCCCACGGCCACCGAGATCGCCGAATACCTGGAGGTTGACCGCGAGCAGGTGGTGCAGGCGGTGATCGCCGGGTCCAACTACTCGACGCTGTCCACCGACATGCCCGCCACCCGTGACGACGACTCCTCGTCGTTCGGCGACGGGATGGGCGACGAAGACGCCGGCTATGAGAAGGTGCTCGACGTCGAGACGGTGCGCCCGCTGATCGCGGCGCTGCCCGACAAGCAGCGGACGGTGCTGACGCTGCGTTTCTTCGAGGACATGACCCAGACGCAGATCGCCGAGCGGATCGGCTGCTCACAGATGCACGTGTCGCGCCTGCTGGCAAAAGCGTTGGACACCTTGCGAACTCAGGTCCGCGAGACGGATCTGGCCGCCACGGGCTAACCCGTGCGCCGCCGCTGACCGGAGTGGAGCCTCCTGTCAGGATTGAACTGACGACCGCTCGCTTACAAGGCGAGTGCTCTACCACTGAGCTAAGGAGGCCTGTCGGGCTTCCGAGTTTATCGGGTCCGCGCGGGTGCCCACCCCCGCGGGGGATCGGCGCGACGGGGCAGGAGCGAGCTACTCCTCGACGTCGATGATCCGCTGCGAGGTCACCGGACGGGTCCGGGCGCGCGGGCGCCGGCCCGGCAGCGGGATCCGGTCGGCGATGTTGCTCAGCGGGTTGACCACCTGCGCCAGCGTCACCACCGCCTCGTGCAGCGCGTCGATCGTGGGCGCCAGCGCCTCCAACCCCGGCGCCAGCCGGTTGAGCGTGTCGGCGACGTCGGCGAGCTTGAGCAGCGGCCCGTCGGGATCGGTCAGCGTGTCGAGCAGTCCGCCCTCGGCCAGCAGCCGGTCGGCCACCCCGTCCTCGCGCAGCACCCGCTCGATCAGCCCGTCGTTGGCCAGCAGCTGATCGGCCAGCCCACCCGGCGCGATCACCCGCGACAACGCGCCGTCCTCGGTGGTCAACCGGTCGGCCAGCCCGCCTTCGCCCATCAGCTGGTCCATCAGCCCACCGGGTGCCACCGCCCGCGACACCGCGCCGTTCTCCGCGGTCATCCGGTCCAGCAGCCCGCCCTCGGAGGTCAGCTGATCGATCAGCCCGCCGGGGCGCAGCAGCCGGTCCAGCGGCCCGTTGGGGGCCAGCGCCCGGCCCAGCGGGGCGTCGTCGTCCATCAGCCGCGCCAGCCGGTTGGCGCGCTCCACCGCGTCGCTGAGGCCCAGCATCTGTGCGAATGAGTTCGGCCCGGACTGCTCCGTGGAAGAGGAGTCGCCCAGCGAGCGTTGTGCAAGTTCGACCGCGCCGGAGGCCATCGAAAGCCCTGCGTCGGCGACGGCCAGCGCCGCCCGTGCGGGAGCGGTCGCGAGGTCCGTCAGGGCTTTGGCGAGGTTCATCAGCCCAGTTTATGGATCCGACGACGGGGTATCGAAGAATGCCGAACTCACAGGAAGCCCACAGGGACTCTGCAGCATGATTACAAGCAAGTCGGCGGAGAGTAGGCGAAATGGCGATGCCTGCGTTACCTGAGAACACCCCCGAAGCGAAGGTCCTTGTGGTTGACGACGAGGACAATATCGTCGAGCTACTCTCCGTCAGCCTCAAGTTCCAGGGCTTCGAGGTGCACACCGCCTCCAACGGCCCGGCCGCCCTCGACAAGGCCCGCGAGATCAGGCCCGACGCGGTGATCCTCGACGTGATGATGCCGGGTATGGACGGTTTCGGTGTGCTGCGCCGGCTGCGCGCCGACGGCATCGACGCGCCCGCCCTGTTCCTGACGGCCCGCGACTCCCTGCAGGACAAGATCGCGGGTCTCACGCTCGGCGGTGACGACTACGTGACCAAGCCGTTCAGCCTCGAGGAGGTCGTCGCGCGGCTGCGGGTGATCCTGCGCCGCACCGGCCGCGGCGCCGAGGAGCCCCGCAGTTCCCGGCTGAAGTTCGCCGACATCGAACTCGACGAGGACACCCACGAGGTGTGGAAAGCCGGTGAGCCGGTGTCGTTGTCGCCGACGGAGTTCACGCTGCTGCGCTACTTCATGATCAACGCGGGCACCGTGCTGTCCAAGCCGAAGATCCTCGACCACGTCTGGCGCTACGACTTCGGCGGCGACGTCAACGTCGTGGAGTCCTACGTGTCGTATCTGCGCCGCAAGATCGACACCGGCGAGAAGCGACTGCTGCACACCCTGCGCGGAGTCGGATATGTGCTGCGCGAACCCCGCTGACCGGGAAACCTAGGCCGGATGCGCGGACGCGGCATTCCACTGCGCATCGGGCTGGTCGCGGCCACCCTGGTGCTGGTGGCGTGCGGCCTGCTGGCATCGGGAATCGCCGTCACCACCATCCTGCGGCACACCCTGAGCAACCGCGTCGACCAGGAACTGCTCGACGCCTCGCGGGGCTGGGCCGCCCAGAGCCCCCGGGAGATGCCCGCCGCCGGCCTCGAGGGCCCCAACCCCGCCCGGCCGCCGTCGAACTTCTACGTCCGCGGGCTGCTGCCGGACGGGCGGACGTGGACGGCGGTCAACGACCGGGACGCCGAACCCGACCTGCCCGCCGACAACGACGTCGGCCCCCAACCGGTGACGATCGGCTCCGTCGACGGGTCCGCCGTCCAGTGGCGCGCCATGACGGTACGCGGCCCCGGCGGTGAGCTGATGACCGTCGCCATCGACCTGTCCGACGTGCAGACCACCGTGCGCGAGTTGACCTACGCGCAGGCCGGCATCGGGCTGGCGGTGCTCGTGGTGCTCGGCGTCGCCGGCTACGCGGTGGTGCACCGCAGCCTGCGCCCGCTCGACGAGGTGGAGCAGACCGCCGCCGCGATCGCCGCCGGCCAGCTCGACCGCCGGGTCCCGGAGCGCGACCCGAACACCGAGGTGGGCCGACTTTCGTTGGCGCTCAACGGAATGCTCGCCCAGATCCAGTCCGCGATGGCGGCCTCGGAGGCCTCGGCCGAGCAGGCGCGCAGCTCCGAGGACCGGATGCGACGGTTCATCACCGACGCCAGCCACGAACTGCGCACCCCGCTGACCACCATCCGCGGCTTCGCCGAGCTGTACCGCCAGGGCGCGGCCCGCGACATCGAGATGCTGATGAGCCGCATCGAAAGCGAATCCAGCCGGATGGGGCTGCTCGTGGAGGACCTGCTGCTGCTGGCCCGCCTCAACGCGCAGCGGCCGCTGGAACGCCACCCCGTCGACCTGCTCACCCTGGCCACCGACGCCGTGCACGACGCCCGCTCCATCGCGCCCAAGCGGGCGGTCACGATGACGGTGTTCGACGGTCCCGGCATCCCCGAGGTGCTCGGCGACGAGGCCCGGCTGCGGCAGGTGCTGAGCAACCTGATGGCCAACGCCCTGCAGCACACCCCGGAGAGCGCGCGGGTGACGGTGCGGGTGGGCACGGTCGACGACCGCGCCGTGCTCGAGGTGTGCGACGAGGGGCCGGGGATGACGACCGAGGATGCCCAGCGGGTGTTCGAGCGGTTCTACCGCGCGGACACGTCACGCACCCGCGCCAGCGGCGGCACCGGCCTGGGCCTGTCCATCGTCGACTCGCTGGTGCGCGCCCACGGCGGCACGGTCACCGTGGCCACCGCCCCGGGCCGCGGCTGCACGTTCACGGTCAGCCTGCCGCGCATCACCGAGTCGGTCGGGGCCGCGGCTCAGCCCAGCTGAGCCAGCGCCTCGCGGATCTTGGCCTGGGCCTCGTCGAGCGACTCCGGCGACGGGTTCGGATCGGCGTTGGCGAAGCCGAAGTCCGACAGGTTGCGGGCGGGGAAGACGTGCACGTGCAGGTGCGGCACCTCCAGCCCGGCGATGATCACCCCGGCCCGCTCGGTGTCGAACGCCTTGCAGACCGCCTTGCCGATCAGCTGGGACACCGACATCACCTTCGCGAACTTGGCGGGGTCGACGTCCTGCCAGTTGTCGATCTCCTCACGGGGCACCACCAGCGTGTGCCCCTGGGTGAACGGCGCGATCGTCAGGAAGGCAACGACTTCGTCGTCCTCGTAGACGAAACGGCCGGGGAGTTCTCCGTTGATGATCTTGGTGAAGACGCTGGCCATGGTTCTGAGCATTCCAAAGCGGTGCAGGTGTCGGCACGCGGGGGTGCCACCGTGACGACGCCGACGACGACGGGGCCGTTGCCGCAGGACAGCGACGCGGTGGCGTCGACGAGATAGTCGGCGACCGCCTCGCGCGCCCGCGCCGGGTCCAGCGGTTCGCACAGGAACGCCGGATTGGCGTGTGTGGCGCGGGCCAACAGGTCACGGCAGCGCGGTCCGAAGTCCGTGTCGAGGTCGGCCCCGAAATCGCGCTGGATGTAGCGGATGAACTCACCGCGGGTGTTGACGGCGTAGCCGGTGCGGTCGGCCTCCAGGGTCACCGGCCAGAACGGTGGCGCCACCCGGTAGCGGCGCGTCGTGTCGCGAGCGGTCCCACCGGGCGGCGTCCACGCCTCGAGGGCGATCTCATGGGTGCGGACCGCGAACCGGCGCATCACGTAGACGAACGCCTCGGCCGCCGCGCGTGCGCACAGCAGCGTCGGATCTCCCCCCGTCCCCACCCGGCCGAGTGTATTAGCTGATTCGGTGAAGCTGTCTCCTAGGCCGTGGACAGCGACGCGTACAGATAGGCTAAGTCTTTGCCAACGCGATCTTTTCGTGGAGCTCGGCGACGGTCCACGGCGGATCGGTGTGGTGGTCGCGGTAGGCCAGGATCGCCGGCGTCGGGCGCGCGAACTCCCCGACGAAGCCGCCGGCGGCGACGAAGATGCGGCCGGTGATGTCCTCGGCCGCGTCGCTGGCCAGATACGCGTATGTCGGTGCGACGTACTCCGGCGGCGCCGCGTCCAGCGCGCCCTGATAGCTGATCTCGTCGAGCAGGCCCCGCCGGTGCAGCTCGGCGATGTGCGCCTCGTACTCCGGGCCCGTCGACAGCCGGGTCTTCGCGCCGGGGCAGACCACGTTGGCGCGCACCCGGTGCTCCTTGAGTTCGGCGGCGATCGCCATCGTCAGCGCGTTGACGCCGCCCTTGCCCGCCGGATAGCCGGTGCCGCCGTAGTCGCCGAGGAAGGCGAACGAGCTGGTGTTGACGATCGCTCCGCCGCCCTGCTCGACCATCCGGGGCGCCGCCGCCCGGCACGTCTCGAAGACCGTGCCCAGATGCGCGTCGAGCAGATCCCGGAACTGCGCCGAGGTGATGTTCAGGATCGAGGACCCGGGCGGTTCCGCGGTGCCCGCGCAGTTGATCAGGATGTCGATGCGGCCGAACTCGCGCACGCAGGTGTCCACCAGCAGGTCGGCGGTGGCGGGCTCAGCTGGTGAGCCCGCCACGCCGACCGCGTGCGGAATCTGTTGTGCCGCTCCGGAAACCGCGTCCGGATCGCGTCCGTTGACAACGACGCGGGCGCCGAGCTCGGTGAGCAGGCGCGCCACGGCGAACCCGACACCGCGCGAGCCGCCGACGACGACCGCGCCCCGCCCGCTCAGCATCGGGCTACTTGCCCTCACCCACCTGGGCGAACTCCATGGCGTCGAGGTTCCAGTAGCCGCGCAGGTTGGTCAGCAGGCCCGCGTCGTTCGTCTTGTAGGTGAACACGCCGCGCACCGTGCTGGTCATCCCGTTCTCGAACCGGCTGCGCAGCACCAGGATGTGGGCGACCTCGTGCGGCGAGCTGGACGGGAACGTCTCCTCGCAGGTGATCCGCAGGTCGTTGGCGGCGATGTTGGCGTCATAGAACGCCGCCACCGCCTCCTTGCCCCGCACCCCGTTGCCGTCGGGGTTGGTGTAGGACTTGCCGATCGGATCCTCGATGACGATGTCGTCGGCCATCAGCGCCAGCCACCCGTCCTTGTCGTGGGCGTGCACGCACTTCCACGAGTTGTGCGAGGCAGCCAGCGCCGGCGTCGTCTCCACCTGCGACGTCATCGTGGTTACCGGTCGGCGTCGGTGTAGCGGATCACGCCGCGGATGTTGCGGCCCTCCAGCATGTCCTGGTAGCCCTCGTTGATCTGCTCCAGGCGGTACTGCCGGGTGACCATGTCGTCGAGGTTGAGACGACCGGCCTTGTACATCGACAGCAGCTGCGGGATGTCGTGGTGCGGGTTGCCGCCGCCGAAGATGGTGCCCTGCAGGCGCTTCTGCAGCAGGGTCAGCATCGACAGGTTCAGCTTCACATCGTTGGACGCCATGTTGGCGACCGCGGTGGCGACGACGGTGCCGCCCTTGGCGGTGATGTTCATGTAGTCGTCGATGTCCTCGCCCTTGAGCTCGCCGACGGTGACGATCGTCTTGTGCGCCATCCGGCCCTGGGTGACCTCGGCGACGCCGGCCATCGCGCTGTGGATGTCCGGGTAGGCGTGCGTGGCACCGAACTTCAGCGCCGCATCGCGTTTGAACTCGACGGGATCGACGACGAAGATGTTGCGCGCGCCGGCGTTGAGCGCACCCTGCAGCGCGCCGGTGCCGACACCGCCGACGCCGACGATGACCACGTCCTCACCGGGGCGGACGTCGCCGCTGCGGACCGCCGAACCGTAGCCGGTGGTGACGCCGCAGCCCACCAGGCAGGCCACCTCGAACGGGATCGACGGGTCGATCTTCACCACCGAGCTCTTGTGCACGACCATGTACGGGCTGAAGGTGCCCAGCAGGGTCATCGGGATGACGGGCTGGCCGTTCTTGACCGCGTGGATGCGGTGGGTGCCGTCGCTGACCGCCACACCGGCGAGCAGGCCGGCGCCGAGGTCGCAGAGGTTGCGCAGGCCCTCCTGACAGGCCGGACACTCACCGCAGGACGGGATGAACGACAGCACGACGTGGTCGCCGGGCTGGATGTGCTCGACACCGGGGCCCACCTCGGTGACGATGCCCGCGCCCTCGTGGCCGCCGAGCACCGGGAAGCCGGCCATCGGGATGTCGCCGGTGACCAGGTGGTGGTCAGAGTGGCACATCCCGGAGGCTTCCATCTGGATCTTGACCTCGTCCTTGACGGGGTCACCGATCTCGATCTCCTCGATCGACCACGGCTGATTGAACTCCCAGATAAGGGCGCCTTTTGTCTTCATTCGCTGGTGCCTTCCGCTAGAACAAGTGCCCACAGACTAGAGGTATTAGTTTGACAGGTGTCAAGCCCCTCCAAGCAACTGCTTGGTTACCAGAGTGGCACAGGCGCCTGGCCTAGTGGGTAATACCCCGGAAGCTTCTCCCCGGCCAGTGACCGTTCGATGCGTTTCTGCATGCCGGGCGACAGATCGCCGGACTCGATGAGCTTGGCGTAACCCTTCGCGACGTGGTTGAAGTCGAAGAAGTCGCGCTGCCACTCGATCTTGAGATCGGCATTGAGCCGGAACCAACTGCCCCCGATGCCGTAGATCTCGGCGGTGGTGCCGTCGGACTTGTGGGCGATCTGCTTCCAGAACCCGACGATCTCGCCCTGCCGGTCGTCGACGATCACCTTCTGGTACTCGTAGACCCAGTTCTCCAGGCCCTCCATCTCCAGGCCCAGGGCGATGTCGCGGATCTCATCCTTGCCGACGCACATGACGTCTTCCTTGGGTCCGATGTTCCACCCGTAGGTGGCGTCGTCGGCGTAGAACTCGGCCAGCGGCTTCCAGTCGCCGTTGCGTTCGGCTTCACGGTTGGCCTCCAGCCATTCCTCGACCCACTTGTCGAGGGCTTCGCGGGGCAGTGACGGCATTGTCTACTCTCCTATTTCTCGGACGGCCCGAGCTCTTTGATGACCAGTGCCCGGGTCGGGCACATCTCGACGGCGTTCTCGATCTCGGCGCGGGCCTCATCGGGCGGCTCGGGATCGAGGATCTCGACCTGACCGCGCTTGGGCACCCGGAAGTAGTCGGGGGCCTCGACCTCGCACATCGCGTGTCCCTGACACAGGTCGAGGTCGACTTCGATTCGGTAGGAACCCATCTGCGCCTCCTACTGGGTACGCCTGCGGTAACGGGCTTTGGCCGGCCGCTGCAGCTGCACCACCATCTTCGAGTGGTCGTTGCGGTACGTCTCCGGCGGCTGGGCCATCTCGAACTCGTACTCGCGCAACAGAACCGAGAAGATCGCCTTGATCTGCATCTGGGCGAACGCGGCGCCGACGCAGCGGTGCCTGCCCGCGCCGAACGGGATCCAGGTCCACCGGTTGACCAGATCCTCCTGGCGCGGCTTGTCGTAGCGGCTGGGATCGAACTCGTCCGGGTTCGGGAAGTCCTCCGGGATCCGGTTGCTGATCGCCGGCGACGCGGCGACGAAGTCGCCCTTGTGGATCGGGTAACCGCACACCTCGAACTCGCCCTGGGCCACCCGCATCAGGATGATCAGCGGCGGGTGCAGCCGCAGCGTCTCCTTGACGACGTTGTCCAGCAGCGGGATCTGGCGCAGCGCGTGGAAGTTCACCGCCTGACCGTCGGCGTAGAGCTCGTCGAGCTCCTTGACCACGTTGGCGTAGACGTCGGGATGGCGGATCAGCTCGATCAGCGTCCACGCCGATGTGCCGGAGCTCGTGTGGTGGCCGGCGAACATCAGCGAGATGAACATGCCGGTGATCTCGTCGGCGGAGAACCGCGGGTTGCCGTCCTCGTCCTTGATCGACACCAGCACGTCGAGCATGTCGCGGTCGGCCTTGTCCCTGGGCGGGTTGGCCAGCCGCTGGTCGATGATCTCCTGAACCAGCGCAACGAGTTTCACCCGGGCCTCGTCGCGGACCCGGAAGCTCTCGATCGGCAGGTAGGGGTCGACGTAGCACAGCGGGTCGGTGCCCCGCTCGAGCAGGTGGTAGTACTCGGCGAACCGCTTGTCGAGCTGGTTGCGGAACTTCAGGCCGATCAGGCACGCCGTGGAGGTGTAGATCGTCAGCTCGGCGAAGAAGTCGAGCAGGTCGATCTCACCCTCGTCGCCCCAGTCCGCGATCATCTTGCGGACCTCGCCCTCGATCGTGGTGGCGTGGCTCTTCATGTGGTCGCCGCGCAGCGCGGAGTTGTGCAGCATCTCCTTGCGCCGCTCGGGGCTGGCGTCGAACACCACGCCCTT from Mycolicibacterium phlei harbors:
- a CDS encoding response regulator transcription factor — translated: MAMPALPENTPEAKVLVVDDEDNIVELLSVSLKFQGFEVHTASNGPAALDKAREIRPDAVILDVMMPGMDGFGVLRRLRADGIDAPALFLTARDSLQDKIAGLTLGGDDYVTKPFSLEEVVARLRVILRRTGRGAEEPRSSRLKFADIELDEDTHEVWKAGEPVSLSPTEFTLLRYFMINAGTVLSKPKILDHVWRYDFGGDVNVVESYVSYLRRKIDTGEKRLLHTLRGVGYVLREPR
- a CDS encoding HIT family protein, which encodes MASVFTKIINGELPGRFVYEDDEVVAFLTIAPFTQGHTLVVPREEIDNWQDVDPAKFAKVMSVSQLIGKAVCKAFDTERAGVIIAGLEVPHLHVHVFPARNLSDFGFANADPNPSPESLDEAQAKIREALAQLG
- a CDS encoding SDR family NAD(P)-dependent oxidoreductase, whose product is MLSGRGAVVVGGSRGVGFAVARLLTELGARVVVNGRDPDAVSGAAQQIPHAVGVAGSPAEPATADLLVDTCVREFGRIDILINCAGTAEPPGSSILNITSAQFRDLLDAHLGTVFETCRAAAPRMVEQGGGAIVNTSSFAFLGDYGGTGYPAGKGGVNALTMAIAAELKEHRVRANVVCPGAKTRLSTGPEYEAHIAELHRRGLLDEISYQGALDAAPPEYVAPTYAYLASDAAEDITGRIFVAAGGFVGEFARPTPAILAYRDHHTDPPWTVAELHEKIALAKT
- a CDS encoding sensor histidine kinase, whose amino-acid sequence is MRGRGIPLRIGLVAATLVLVACGLLASGIAVTTILRHTLSNRVDQELLDASRGWAAQSPREMPAAGLEGPNPARPPSNFYVRGLLPDGRTWTAVNDRDAEPDLPADNDVGPQPVTIGSVDGSAVQWRAMTVRGPGGELMTVAIDLSDVQTTVRELTYAQAGIGLAVLVVLGVAGYAVVHRSLRPLDEVEQTAAAIAAGQLDRRVPERDPNTEVGRLSLALNGMLAQIQSAMAASEASAEQARSSEDRMRRFITDASHELRTPLTTIRGFAELYRQGAARDIEMLMSRIESESSRMGLLVEDLLLLARLNAQRPLERHPVDLLTLATDAVHDARSIAPKRAVTMTVFDGPGIPEVLGDEARLRQVLSNLMANALQHTPESARVTVRVGTVDDRAVLEVCDEGPGMTTEDAQRVFERFYRADTSRTRASGGTGLGLSIVDSLVRAHGGTVTVATAPGRGCTFTVSLPRITESVGAAAQPS
- a CDS encoding nuclear transport factor 2 family protein, which produces MTSQVETTPALAASHNSWKCVHAHDKDGWLALMADDIVIEDPIGKSYTNPDGNGVRGKEAVAAFYDANIAANDLRITCEETFPSSSPHEVAHILVLRSRFENGMTSTVRGVFTYKTNDAGLLTNLRGYWNLDAMEFAQVGEGK
- a CDS encoding nuclear transport factor 2 family protein, encoding MPSLPREALDKWVEEWLEANREAERNGDWKPLAEFYADDATYGWNIGPKEDVMCVGKDEIRDIALGLEMEGLENWVYEYQKVIVDDRQGEIVGFWKQIAHKSDGTTAEIYGIGGSWFRLNADLKIEWQRDFFDFNHVAKGYAKLIESGDLSPGMQKRIERSLAGEKLPGYYPLGQAPVPLW
- a CDS encoding NDMA-dependent alcohol dehydrogenase; translation: MKTKGALIWEFNQPWSIEEIEIGDPVKDEVKIQMEASGMCHSDHHLVTGDIPMAGFPVLGGHEGAGIVTEVGPGVEHIQPGDHVVLSFIPSCGECPACQEGLRNLCDLGAGLLAGVAVSDGTHRIHAVKNGQPVIPMTLLGTFSPYMVVHKSSVVKIDPSIPFEVACLVGCGVTTGYGSAVRSGDVRPGEDVVIVGVGGVGTGALQGALNAGARNIFVVDPVEFKRDAALKFGATHAYPDIHSAMAGVAEVTQGRMAHKTIVTVGELKGEDIDDYMNITAKGGTVVATAVANMASNDVKLNLSMLTLLQKRLQGTIFGGGNPHHDIPQLLSMYKAGRLNLDDMVTRQYRLEQINEGYQDMLEGRNIRGVIRYTDADR
- a CDS encoding ferredoxin; amino-acid sequence: MGSYRIEVDLDLCQGHAMCEVEAPDYFRVPKRGQVEILDPEPPDEARAEIENAVEMCPTRALVIKELGPSEK
- a CDS encoding SigB/SigF/SigG family RNA polymerase sigma factor, with amino-acid sequence MFRHLKTLDEGSSAYRRQRELICQRCLPLAEHIARRYRNRGEAHEDLVQAARVGLVNALNRFDIDNGTEFLSFAVPTMMGEVRRHFRDHAWAVKVPRAVKDLQLRVNKATAKLAQRYERAPTATEIAEYLEVDREQVVQAVIAGSNYSTLSTDMPATRDDDSSSFGDGMGDEDAGYEKVLDVETVRPLIAALPDKQRTVLTLRFFEDMTQTQIAERIGCSQMHVSRLLAKALDTLRTQVRETDLAATG
- a CDS encoding cytochrome P450, with amino-acid sequence MTTAIVPRVSGGEEEHGHLEEFRTDPIGLMRRVREECGDVGWFQLADKHVILLTGAEANEFFFRSADEDLDQAEAYPFMTPIFGKGVVFDASPERRKEMLHNSALRGDHMKSHATTIEGEVRKMIADWGDEGEIDLLDFFAELTIYTSTACLIGLKFRNQLDKRFAEYYHLLERGTDPLCYVDPYLPIESFRVRDEARVKLVALVQEIIDQRLANPPRDKADRDMLDVLVSIKDEDGNPRFSADEITGMFISLMFAGHHTSSGTSAWTLIELIRHPDVYANVVKELDELYADGQAVNFHALRQIPLLDNVVKETLRLHPPLIILMRVAQGEFEVCGYPIHKGDFVAASPAISNRIPEDFPNPDEFDPSRYDKPRQEDLVNRWTWIPFGAGRHRCVGAAFAQMQIKAIFSVLLREYEFEMAQPPETYRNDHSKMVVQLQRPAKARYRRRTQ